One segment of Clostridium ljungdahlii DSM 13528 DNA contains the following:
- a CDS encoding galactose ABC transporter substrate-binding protein, with the protein MKKCMKSIAVTGLLTIILGTGCSNSLSSNKNEPVIGFVAYEFNNTWITELKNEIYKVSSGKARVDIWNGDNIQTVENDKINLFINRKVNVLDINPVDVNAAGQIIEKCKKANIPTVFVNRQPKKEDMEKWNKVYYVGAKAEQSGTIQGQMLVNYFKGHPTQDGTIRYIMLKGETRNQDAEKRTQYSIKALKDSGFKVQKVAEDTAMWDRTKAQEKMTSFISSYGPNFDCVIANNDDMALGAVDALKAAGYFNGGKYVPVVGVDATAPAVKAVEDGTLFGTVLNDAAKQGDAAFDLSYILSKGKIPDESNFKYKVTDGKYIWIDYKMITKENVQDAK; encoded by the coding sequence GTGAAGAAATGTATGAAATCAATTGCTGTTACTGGTCTGTTAACTATTATTTTGGGGACAGGCTGTTCAAATTCTTTATCTTCAAATAAAAATGAACCTGTAATTGGTTTTGTTGCCTATGAATTTAATAATACATGGATAACTGAACTTAAGAATGAGATTTATAAGGTATCTAGTGGAAAAGCTAGAGTTGATATTTGGAATGGAGATAATATTCAAACAGTTGAAAATGACAAGATAAATCTCTTTATAAATAGAAAAGTCAATGTACTTGATATAAATCCAGTGGATGTTAATGCTGCAGGGCAGATTATTGAAAAATGTAAAAAAGCAAATATACCTACAGTATTTGTAAATCGCCAGCCTAAAAAAGAAGATATGGAAAAATGGAATAAAGTTTACTATGTAGGTGCTAAAGCAGAGCAATCTGGAACAATACAGGGGCAGATGCTTGTAAATTATTTTAAAGGCCATCCTACTCAAGATGGCACTATTAGATATATTATGCTAAAAGGGGAAACGAGAAATCAAGATGCTGAAAAGAGAACACAATATTCTATAAAAGCTCTTAAAGATTCAGGTTTTAAGGTACAAAAGGTGGCAGAAGATACTGCTATGTGGGATCGTACAAAGGCTCAGGAAAAAATGACCTCGTTTATCTCGTCATATGGCCCCAATTTTGACTGTGTAATAGCAAACAATGATGACATGGCCCTTGGAGCTGTTGATGCCCTAAAAGCAGCTGGATATTTTAATGGAGGAAAATATGTACCTGTAGTAGGTGTAGATGCTACGGCACCGGCAGTTAAAGCTGTTGAAGATGGCACCCTTTTCGGGACTGTTTTAAATGATGCTGCAAAACAGGGAGATGCTGCTTTTGATTTATCATATATACTTTCCAAGGGGAAAATTCCTGATGAAAGTAATTTTAAGTATAAGGTTACAGATGGAAAATACATCTGGATTGATTACAAAATGATTACAAAAGAAAATGTGCAGGATGCAAAATAG
- a CDS encoding ABC transporter ATP-binding protein: MGKYDRNNITVPLGARKRGRGRRLGPVEKPKNLRKTILRLWKYFGSERKLLVIILISVIIDSVVGLIGPYLIGRAIDAMSESYGKVNFNMLWIMIMLLLLTYVVDAILTFFQGWIMSGVAQRIIMGLRKNLFGKLQKLPLSFFDMNTHGEIMSRLTNDVENVSSTISQSTVQLMSGVITVLGSFVMMLILSPFLTFVTLITVPMVFLLTKSIAKKTNPLFKDQQIELGKLNGHIEETISGIQVVKAFNHGEKCIEEFNKINSSLCEVGLKAQIWSGFLMPIMNVINNIGFAAVAGVGGVLALKNIITVGIIASFLSYSRQFARPLNDIASIFNTLQSAAAGAERVFEVLDEKEELEDISDAKVFEHVKGRVSFENVSFCYRKDVKILKNISFDISPGTKVALVGPTGAGKTTIVNLVTRFYDVSAGKILIDGEDIRNYKRDSLRKCFGIVLQDTYLFAGTILENIRYGKLDADFTEIKQAVRFANAETFIEKLPQKYNTLIHEGGNNLSQGERQLIAISRAILSNPAILVLDEATSNVDTLTELKIEDAMNKLMKGRTSFIIAHRLSTIKNSDIIMVVDKGEIVEKGSHKDLIKKKSMYYNMYNNQFYRKEPL; encoded by the coding sequence ATGGGAAAATATGATAGAAATAATATAACAGTTCCTTTAGGTGCTAGAAAGAGAGGAAGGGGAAGAAGACTTGGACCTGTAGAAAAACCAAAAAATTTAAGAAAAACGATTCTAAGACTGTGGAAATATTTTGGAAGTGAGAGAAAATTACTAGTTATAATACTCATATCTGTAATAATAGATTCTGTAGTAGGACTTATAGGACCTTATCTTATAGGAAGAGCTATTGATGCCATGTCAGAATCCTATGGAAAAGTAAACTTTAATATGCTTTGGATAATGATTATGTTGCTTTTATTAACTTATGTAGTGGATGCTATTTTAACTTTTTTTCAGGGATGGATTATGTCAGGGGTAGCCCAGCGGATAATAATGGGTCTTAGAAAAAATTTATTTGGCAAACTTCAAAAGCTTCCACTATCTTTTTTTGATATGAATACTCACGGAGAAATTATGAGCAGACTTACAAACGATGTAGAAAATGTAAGTAGTACTATATCACAATCTACGGTTCAGCTTATGTCAGGAGTAATAACAGTTTTAGGATCTTTTGTAATGATGCTTATATTAAGTCCGTTTCTTACTTTTGTGACTTTAATTACAGTGCCTATGGTTTTTTTATTAACTAAGAGTATAGCAAAAAAAACAAATCCGCTGTTTAAAGATCAACAGATAGAACTTGGAAAACTTAATGGACATATAGAAGAAACAATATCTGGGATTCAAGTAGTAAAAGCTTTTAATCATGGTGAAAAGTGTATAGAGGAGTTTAATAAAATAAATTCTTCCCTATGTGAAGTAGGGTTAAAAGCTCAAATTTGGTCAGGGTTTTTAATGCCAATAATGAATGTAATAAACAATATAGGTTTTGCAGCTGTAGCAGGTGTAGGGGGAGTGTTAGCTTTAAAGAATATTATAACAGTGGGAATTATAGCTAGTTTTTTAAGTTACTCAAGGCAATTTGCAAGACCATTAAATGATATAGCTAGTATATTTAATACACTCCAATCAGCAGCAGCAGGTGCAGAAAGAGTATTTGAAGTGCTAGATGAAAAAGAGGAGTTGGAAGACATTTCTGATGCAAAGGTATTTGAGCATGTAAAAGGACGGGTTAGCTTTGAAAACGTAAGCTTTTGCTATAGAAAAGATGTTAAAATATTAAAAAACATAAGTTTTGATATAAGTCCTGGTACAAAAGTTGCCCTTGTTGGACCTACAGGAGCTGGTAAAACAACTATTGTAAATTTGGTCACCAGATTTTATGATGTATCAGCTGGTAAAATTTTAATTGATGGAGAGGATATAAGAAATTATAAGAGAGATAGTCTTAGAAAATGTTTTGGTATAGTTCTTCAGGATACGTATCTTTTTGCGGGAACAATACTTGAAAATATAAGATATGGTAAGTTAGATGCAGATTTTACTGAAATTAAGCAGGCAGTTAGGTTTGCTAATGCAGAGACATTTATTGAGAAACTTCCACAAAAATATAATACTTTAATTCATGAGGGAGGAAACAATTTAAGTCAAGGCGAAAGACAGCTTATAGCTATATCAAGAGCAATACTTTCAAATCCCGCAATACTTGTTCTAGATGAAGCTACTAGTAATGTGGATACACTAACAGAACTTAAAATAGAGGATGCTATGAATAAACTTATGAAGGGGAGAACTAGTTTTATTATTGCTCATAGATTAAGTACTATTAAAAATTCAGACATTATAATGGTAGTAGATAAGGGAGAAATAGTAGAGAAAGGAAGTCATAAAGATTTAATTAAAAAGAAGAGTATGTACTACAATATGTATAATAACCAATTTTACAGAAAAGAGCCACTATAA
- a CDS encoding zinc finger containing protein, with product MRNFLNKLSYYFRESYGIDKLSTHLYIGGIVLSLFRRTATLGFVFFIYSTWRCLSRNKYRRYKELEAYENFISPLAKRFSGFTYSMNNHKQYKIFKCPNCSQKLRVPRHKGKITITCKNCGTSFKRKS from the coding sequence TTGAGAAATTTTTTAAATAAACTTTCTTATTATTTTAGAGAAAGTTATGGTATTGATAAACTTTCTACCCACCTTTATATTGGCGGAATTGTTCTATCTTTATTTAGACGTACAGCTACACTAGGGTTTGTATTTTTCATATACAGTACCTGGAGGTGCCTTTCAAGGAATAAATACAGGAGATACAAGGAACTTGAGGCTTATGAAAATTTCATCTCACCTCTAGCTAAAAGGTTTAGTGGGTTTACCTATTCTATGAACAATCATAAACAGTATAAAATATTTAAGTGTCCAAATTGCTCCCAAAAATTAAGAGTTCCTAGACACAAAGGAAAGATAACCATAACATGTAAAAATTGTGGTACTTCTTTTAAAAGGAAATCTTAA
- the fdhF gene encoding formate dehydrogenase subunit alpha, producing the protein MENKVLTVCPYCGAGCRLYLVVEDGKIKRAEPAMGRTNEGELCLKGYYGWDYLNDPKLLTPRIRKPKIRKNGKFEEVTWDEAISFTAKRLGEIRDKYGADSIMGTGCSRGPGNEANYIMQKFMRAVIGTNNVDNCARVCHGPSVAGLAKVLGNGAMSNSIPEIDNADLVFIFGYNPAESHPMVARRIVKARQKGAKIVVVDPRVTESVRISDLWLPIKGGTNMALVNGFANVLINEGLYNKDYVEKYTEGFNEYIKVIKKYTPEYVEKIVNVPAEKIKKAMEMYASAKNPMILYGMGVCQFGQAVDVVKGLAGLALLTGNYGRPSVGIGPVRGQNNVQGACDMGALPNNFPGYQSVTDKNVREKFEKAWGVKNLPDKIGYHLTEVPKAVLEEHKLKAYYIMGEDCVQSDPNSNEVREALDELEFVVVQDIFMNKTTLHADVILPATAWGEHEGVYSAADRGLQKFNKAVEPIGEAKPDWQIICELSSAMGYKMHYNNTKEIWDEMRSLSPKFAGATYEKMETLDGVLWPCPTEDHPGTPVLYENNEFSTPSKKGILFASEWRPTEESPDEKYPLSLCTVREIGHYSVRTMTGNCRALQQLEDEPGKIQMSIEDAEELGIKTGDLVRVSSKRGSVVTRANVTDRVLKGATYMTYQWWIGACNELTVDNLDPISKTPEYKYCAVKVETIEDQDKAEKYIDDTYKALREKLGIVTAN; encoded by the coding sequence ATGGAGAATAAAGTATTAACTGTATGTCCTTACTGTGGTGCTGGTTGCAGACTGTATTTAGTGGTTGAAGATGGGAAAATTAAGAGAGCTGAGCCTGCTATGGGCAGAACAAATGAGGGAGAGCTTTGTCTTAAAGGTTATTATGGATGGGATTATTTAAATGATCCTAAGCTTTTAACTCCACGTATAAGGAAGCCTAAGATACGAAAAAATGGCAAGTTCGAAGAAGTTACTTGGGATGAAGCTATCAGTTTTACTGCAAAAAGATTGGGAGAAATAAGAGACAAGTATGGCGCTGATTCTATAATGGGTACTGGTTGTTCTAGAGGTCCTGGAAATGAAGCTAACTATATTATGCAAAAATTTATGAGGGCTGTTATTGGAACAAATAATGTGGACAACTGTGCTAGAGTTTGTCATGGACCTTCTGTAGCTGGACTTGCTAAAGTGTTGGGAAATGGTGCAATGTCTAATAGCATTCCTGAAATTGATAATGCAGACTTGGTATTTATTTTTGGGTATAATCCTGCAGAATCTCATCCTATGGTAGCAAGAAGAATAGTTAAGGCAAGACAAAAAGGTGCAAAAATAGTAGTAGTGGACCCTAGGGTAACAGAAAGTGTAAGAATTTCAGATTTATGGCTTCCGATAAAGGGTGGTACTAATATGGCACTTGTAAACGGTTTTGCCAATGTTCTTATTAATGAAGGTTTATACAATAAAGATTATGTAGAAAAATATACAGAAGGATTCAATGAATATATTAAAGTTATAAAGAAATATACACCTGAATATGTAGAAAAAATAGTAAATGTACCAGCAGAAAAGATTAAAAAAGCTATGGAGATGTATGCTTCAGCTAAAAACCCAATGATACTTTATGGTATGGGGGTATGCCAATTTGGTCAAGCTGTAGATGTGGTAAAAGGATTAGCTGGATTGGCACTACTAACAGGAAATTATGGAAGGCCAAGTGTTGGAATAGGCCCTGTAAGAGGACAAAACAACGTACAGGGAGCTTGTGATATGGGAGCACTTCCAAATAATTTTCCAGGATATCAAAGTGTTACGGATAAAAATGTGAGAGAAAAATTTGAAAAAGCTTGGGGCGTAAAAAATCTTCCAGATAAGATTGGATATCATTTGACTGAAGTACCTAAAGCAGTATTGGAGGAACATAAATTAAAGGCATATTATATTATGGGTGAAGATTGTGTTCAAAGCGATCCAAATTCAAATGAAGTAAGGGAGGCTTTGGATGAGCTTGAATTTGTAGTAGTTCAGGACATATTTATGAATAAAACTACATTACATGCAGATGTAATTTTGCCAGCAACTGCCTGGGGAGAACATGAAGGGGTATATAGTGCTGCAGATAGAGGATTGCAAAAGTTTAACAAGGCAGTTGAACCAATTGGTGAAGCAAAACCTGATTGGCAGATAATTTGCGAGTTATCTTCAGCTATGGGATACAAAATGCACTATAATAATACAAAGGAAATATGGGATGAAATGAGAAGCCTTTCACCTAAATTTGCAGGTGCAACTTATGAGAAAATGGAAACTTTAGATGGCGTACTTTGGCCATGTCCTACAGAAGATCATCCAGGAACTCCTGTTTTGTATGAAAACAATGAGTTTAGTACTCCGAGCAAAAAGGGTATTTTATTTGCTTCTGAATGGAGACCTACAGAAGAATCACCGGATGAGAAATATCCACTTAGCTTGTGTACAGTCAGAGAAATAGGACATTACTCTGTAAGGACAATGACGGGAAATTGTCGTGCTTTACAGCAGCTAGAAGACGAACCTGGAAAAATACAGATGAGTATAGAAGATGCGGAAGAACTTGGAATTAAAACAGGAGATTTAGTTAGAGTATCTTCAAAAAGAGGTTCTGTAGTAACAAGGGCAAATGTTACAGATAGAGTTTTAAAAGGAGCTACTTATATGACTTACCAATGGTGGATTGGTGCCTGTAATGAACTTACAGTGGATAATCTGGATCCTATATCAAAAACTCCAGAATATAAATACTGTGCAGTTAAGGTTGAGACAATAGAAGATCAAGATAAAGCTGAAAAGTATATTGATGATACTTATAAAGCTTTGCGTGAAAAGTTGGGTATTGTAACTGCAAATTAA
- a CDS encoding ABC transporter ATP-binding protein gives MKKYIHKYWKGFCLAIFCLAVEAMCDLIQPTIMSKIVDIGVANKNMDYIVKHGFIMLTVTGLGALGASGRNILSGSVSQKFSRDLRADLFKKIQSFSLNSIDKFKSSSLITRLTNDVTQVQNFVNGLMRIFVKAPIVCIGSIIMASKLNLHLAVILFIIIPIIVLLIFLNMKIGYPYFMKVQVSLDKINSVMREYLSGVRVVKAFNRFNYESEKFEIANKNLGKLTTTAMRIMSLFSPGRNLVINIGIVCVLWIGGKYVEAGDIQVGKIIAFTNYMTQILFSIMMISAVFNVFARSKASAVRIFEVLDEENDVELNEVSTNFTEKGRIDFENVCFSYSDGHQVINNISFTCMPGETIGIVGPTGSGKSSLVHLIPRFYNVTSGTIKIDGVNVHNIDEKALMDKIALVPQKTTLFTGTVFENIRWGKKNASLEEVKKVCEIAEVNEFIDRFPEKYDTKIGQEGINFSGGQKQRISIARALIKSPEVLIFDDCTSALDAVTEAKIRENLRKGLENLTCIIISQKISSIMWADKILVIDGGKLIGIGKHDELVKTCKTYEDILISQFGKENI, from the coding sequence ATGAAAAAATATATACATAAATACTGGAAAGGTTTTTGCCTTGCTATATTTTGTCTTGCTGTGGAAGCAATGTGTGATTTGATACAGCCTACTATAATGTCAAAAATAGTAGATATAGGTGTAGCAAATAAGAATATGGATTACATAGTTAAACACGGATTTATAATGCTGACAGTTACAGGATTAGGTGCTTTAGGTGCATCAGGACGTAATATTTTATCTGGAAGTGTATCTCAAAAATTTAGTAGGGATTTAAGGGCAGATTTATTTAAAAAAATTCAGAGTTTTTCACTTAATAGTATTGATAAATTTAAAAGCAGTTCACTTATAACACGTCTTACCAATGATGTAACTCAAGTTCAAAATTTTGTCAATGGACTTATGAGGATATTTGTAAAGGCTCCTATTGTTTGTATTGGAAGTATTATTATGGCGTCCAAGCTGAATTTACATTTAGCAGTGATATTGTTTATTATAATACCAATTATAGTTTTACTTATATTCTTAAATATGAAAATAGGCTATCCCTATTTTATGAAGGTTCAAGTATCACTTGATAAAATAAATTCTGTTATGAGAGAATATTTGTCTGGAGTAAGGGTGGTAAAGGCATTTAACAGATTTAATTATGAAAGTGAAAAATTTGAAATTGCAAATAAAAATTTAGGAAAATTAACTACAACTGCAATGCGTATCATGTCTTTATTTTCTCCAGGAAGAAATTTGGTTATCAATATAGGAATAGTATGTGTTTTGTGGATTGGTGGAAAGTATGTAGAGGCAGGAGATATTCAGGTAGGGAAAATAATTGCTTTTACTAATTATATGACGCAAATACTTTTTTCTATTATGATGATATCTGCTGTATTTAATGTATTTGCTAGATCTAAAGCTTCAGCAGTTAGAATTTTTGAGGTATTGGATGAGGAGAATGACGTAGAGCTTAATGAAGTCTCTACAAATTTTACTGAAAAAGGTAGAATAGATTTTGAAAATGTATGCTTTTCCTATTCAGATGGACATCAAGTTATAAATAATATTAGTTTTACCTGTATGCCAGGAGAAACAATAGGTATTGTTGGCCCTACGGGTTCAGGTAAAAGCAGTTTGGTGCATTTAATACCTAGATTTTATAATGTAACTTCTGGAACGATAAAAATTGATGGAGTGAATGTACATAATATAGATGAAAAAGCTTTGATGGATAAAATAGCTTTAGTGCCTCAAAAAACAACATTGTTTACTGGAACTGTTTTTGAGAATATAAGATGGGGCAAAAAAAATGCTTCTCTAGAAGAAGTAAAAAAAGTCTGTGAAATTGCAGAAGTTAATGAATTTATAGATAGGTTCCCTGAAAAGTATGATACTAAAATTGGACAAGAAGGAATTAATTTTTCAGGTGGGCAAAAACAGAGGATTTCCATAGCACGTGCACTTATTAAAAGTCCCGAAGTACTTATATTTGATGACTGTACAAGTGCATTAGATGCAGTTACAGAAGCTAAGATAAGAGAAAATTTAAGAAAAGGTTTAGAAAATTTAACGTGTATCATAATTTCACAGAAAATATCTTCTATAATGTGGGCAGATAAAATACTTGTAATTGATGGTGGAAAATTAATAGGTATTGGAAAACATGATGAACTTGTGAAAACCTGTAAGACTTATGAAGACATATTAATATCTCAGTTTGGAAAGGAGAATATATAG